The following are encoded together in the Streptomyces sp. NBC_00358 genome:
- a CDS encoding glycoside hydrolase family 65 protein: MRDGTWDYEGYDPAQERLRESLCTLGNGYFATRGAAPECAADAVHYPGTYVAGCYSRLTSQVSGREVENEDMVNLPNWLPLRLRTATGTWLTPDTHRLLDHRLRLDLCAGTLERTARYEDEEGRRIAVRQLRLVHMADPHLALLRTEVTAEGWSGSVEIESALDGTVANSGVERYRSLASRHLKQVRTGTDAPDTIWLHCRTAGSETGIGLAARTVTDAPAVTTEAHTPGRAAQVLRITLTEGRTVTVDKTVALHTSHDPAIKDPMDAAVDRVGRAADFETLLDTHRTAWQQLWRNTELDVPNSAGPILRLHLFHLLQTLSPHTAELDVGVPARGLHGEAYRGHVFWDELFVLPYLNLHFPEVSRALLTYRHRRLERARRSAQDAGHTGAMYPWQSGSDGREETQQLHLNPRSGRWLPDHSRLQHHVGSAIAYNVWQYCEASGDTEFLHTKGLEMLVQIARFWGGFAEYDGTLGRYRIRGVVGPDEYHDAYPGADRPGLDDNAYTNVTAAWVLARTLDVLHELPELVRRDLVERVGLDSAELDLWDDVSRRLHVPFHSGVISQFEGYGDLAELDWAGYRERYGDIRRLDRILEAEGDSVNGYRASKQADVLMLGYLFSPAELGGLFRRLGYEVDEALWRETVDHYLSRTSHGSTLSSLVHGWVLGRARRVEAWTYIHEALHGDVADLQGGTTGEGVHLGAMAGTLDLVQRGLTGLETRGGALRFDPVPLPELSEYGFAIRYRGHRGVQLRLSAGRLHLSVPASDEDPIDVTLADRTVSVAPGESCTLTLPER; encoded by the coding sequence ATGCGCGACGGCACCTGGGACTACGAGGGGTACGACCCGGCACAGGAACGCCTGCGCGAGTCGCTGTGCACCCTGGGCAACGGGTACTTCGCGACCCGCGGCGCCGCCCCGGAGTGCGCCGCGGACGCCGTCCACTACCCGGGCACGTACGTGGCGGGCTGCTACAGCCGTCTCACCTCGCAGGTCTCCGGACGCGAGGTCGAGAACGAGGACATGGTCAACCTCCCCAACTGGCTCCCGCTCCGGCTGCGCACCGCCACCGGGACCTGGCTCACCCCCGACACCCACCGGCTCCTCGACCACCGCCTGCGCCTCGACCTGTGCGCGGGCACCCTGGAGCGCACCGCGCGCTACGAGGACGAGGAGGGCCGGCGTATCGCCGTACGGCAGCTCCGCCTGGTCCACATGGCCGATCCCCACCTCGCCCTGCTGCGCACCGAGGTGACGGCCGAGGGCTGGTCGGGCTCCGTCGAGATCGAGTCGGCACTCGACGGCACGGTCGCCAACAGCGGTGTCGAGCGCTACCGCTCCCTCGCCTCCCGCCACCTCAAGCAGGTCCGGACCGGCACCGACGCCCCCGACACGATCTGGCTGCACTGCCGGACCGCCGGCTCGGAGACCGGCATCGGGCTGGCCGCCCGGACCGTCACCGACGCCCCCGCCGTGACCACGGAGGCGCACACCCCGGGACGCGCCGCCCAGGTGCTGCGGATCACGCTGACCGAGGGCCGGACCGTGACCGTGGACAAGACGGTCGCCCTGCACACCTCCCACGACCCGGCGATCAAGGACCCGATGGACGCGGCCGTCGACCGGGTCGGCCGGGCCGCGGACTTCGAGACACTGCTGGACACCCACCGCACGGCGTGGCAGCAGTTGTGGCGGAACACCGAACTGGACGTGCCGAACAGCGCGGGGCCGATCCTGCGCCTGCACCTGTTCCATCTGCTGCAGACGCTCTCCCCGCACACCGCGGAACTGGACGTCGGTGTCCCGGCCCGCGGGCTGCACGGCGAGGCCTACCGGGGGCACGTCTTCTGGGACGAACTGTTCGTGCTGCCGTACCTGAACCTCCATTTCCCGGAGGTCTCGCGGGCCCTGCTCACCTACCGCCACCGCCGTCTGGAGCGGGCCCGCCGATCGGCCCAGGACGCCGGGCACACCGGTGCGATGTATCCGTGGCAGAGCGGCAGCGACGGACGTGAGGAGACCCAGCAGCTCCACCTCAACCCGCGCTCGGGGCGCTGGCTTCCGGACCACTCACGGCTCCAGCACCACGTCGGATCGGCGATCGCGTACAACGTGTGGCAGTACTGCGAGGCGAGCGGCGACACCGAGTTCCTGCATACCAAGGGCCTGGAGATGCTCGTGCAGATCGCCCGGTTCTGGGGCGGGTTCGCCGAGTACGACGGCACACTCGGCCGCTACCGGATCCGGGGGGTCGTCGGACCCGACGAGTACCACGACGCCTACCCGGGCGCGGACCGACCCGGGCTCGACGACAACGCGTACACGAACGTCACGGCCGCCTGGGTGCTCGCCCGCACGCTCGACGTGCTGCACGAGCTGCCCGAACTCGTCCGGCGGGACCTCGTCGAGCGGGTCGGCCTGGACTCCGCGGAGCTCGACCTCTGGGACGACGTGTCGCGCCGGCTGCACGTGCCCTTCCACTCCGGCGTCATCAGCCAGTTCGAGGGCTACGGCGATCTCGCGGAACTCGACTGGGCGGGCTACCGCGAACGGTACGGCGACATCCGGCGGCTCGACCGGATCCTGGAGGCCGAGGGCGACAGCGTCAACGGCTACCGGGCCTCGAAGCAGGCGGACGTGCTGATGCTGGGCTACCTCTTCTCACCCGCCGAACTCGGCGGCCTGTTCCGCCGGCTCGGGTACGAGGTCGACGAAGCGCTCTGGCGGGAAACCGTCGACCACTATCTGAGCCGTACGAGCCACGGGTCGACGCTGAGCAGCCTGGTGCACGGCTGGGTGCTGGGCCGGGCACGGCGCGTCGAGGCCTGGACGTACATCCACGAAGCCCTGCACGGCGACGTCGCCGATCTCCAGGGCGGCACCACGGGGGAGGGCGTCCACCTGGGAGCCATGGCGGGCACCCTCGATCTCGTGCAGCGCGGGCTGACCGGCCTG
- a CDS encoding phosphoketolase family protein, protein MPKVEHQDSTVLTDDELRILDAHWRAANYLAVGQIYLLANPLLTEPLTPAHIKPRLLGHWGTSPGLNLVHTHLNRVIKARGLDALCVWGPGHGGPAVLANSWLEGTYSQTYPSVPRDREGMGKLFRQFSFPGGVPSHVAPETPGSIHEGGELGYSLAHAYGAAFDNPELLVACVIGDGEAETGPLAASWHSNKFLDPVHDGAVLPILHLNGYKIANPTVLSRIPEPELDELLRGYGHDPIHVTGDDPLQVHRAMAAAFDQALDRIALVQRTAREEGVTERARWPVIVLRTPKGWTGPAEVDGLPVEGTWRAHQVPLAGVRENPEHLRQLETWLRSYRPEELFDADGRPVADVLACVPDGARRLGATPHANGGLLVRELPLPPLERFAVPVDKPGATLHEPTRVLGDLLEFVMRETSNRRDFRLVGPDETASNRLDAVFDASGKAWQAGTLPVDEHLDRHGRVMEILSEHLCQGWLEGYLLTGRHGLFSCYEAFVHIVDSMVNQHIKWLRTSRELPWRAPIASLNYLLTSHVWRQDHNGFSHQDPGFVDHVLSKSPEVVRVYLPPDANTLLSVADHVLRSRDYVNVVVAGKQPCFDWLSMDQARAHCARGAGIWDWAGSTGGDREPDVVLACAGDVPTQEILAASDLLRRHLPELAVRVVNVVDMTRLLPRAEHPHGMNDFEYDGLFTTDKPVIFAYHGYPWLIHRLAYRRTGHQNLHVRGYKEMGTTTTPFDMVVRNDMDRYRLVMDVIDRVPGLGVRAAAVRQRMADARSRHHDWIREHGTDLPEVVDWTWTG, encoded by the coding sequence ATGCCCAAGGTCGAACACCAGGACAGCACCGTACTGACCGACGACGAACTGCGCATCCTGGACGCTCACTGGCGGGCCGCCAACTACCTTGCCGTGGGCCAGATCTATCTGCTCGCCAACCCACTGCTGACCGAGCCCCTGACCCCCGCGCACATCAAACCGCGGCTGCTCGGCCACTGGGGTACCTCGCCCGGCCTCAACCTGGTCCACACCCACCTCAACCGCGTCATCAAGGCGCGCGGCCTGGACGCGCTGTGCGTCTGGGGTCCCGGGCACGGCGGCCCGGCCGTGCTGGCGAACTCCTGGCTGGAGGGGACCTACAGCCAGACGTACCCCTCCGTGCCCCGGGACCGGGAGGGCATGGGCAAGCTGTTCCGGCAGTTCTCCTTCCCCGGCGGGGTGCCCAGCCACGTCGCCCCCGAGACGCCCGGCTCCATCCACGAGGGCGGCGAGCTCGGCTACTCCCTCGCCCACGCCTACGGAGCCGCCTTCGACAATCCGGAGCTGCTGGTCGCCTGTGTGATCGGCGACGGCGAGGCGGAGACCGGACCGCTCGCCGCGTCCTGGCACTCCAACAAGTTCCTCGACCCGGTCCACGACGGCGCCGTCCTGCCGATCCTGCACCTCAACGGCTACAAGATCGCCAACCCGACGGTGCTCTCCCGGATCCCGGAACCCGAACTCGACGAACTGCTGCGGGGATACGGCCACGACCCGATCCACGTGACCGGCGACGACCCGCTCCAGGTGCACCGCGCCATGGCCGCCGCGTTCGACCAGGCGCTGGACCGCATCGCACTGGTCCAGCGCACGGCCCGCGAGGAGGGCGTGACCGAACGGGCCCGCTGGCCCGTGATCGTGCTGCGCACCCCGAAGGGCTGGACCGGCCCCGCGGAAGTCGACGGCCTGCCCGTCGAAGGCACCTGGCGCGCCCACCAGGTTCCCCTCGCCGGTGTCCGCGAAAACCCGGAACACCTGCGGCAGTTGGAGACCTGGCTGCGCTCGTACCGCCCCGAGGAACTCTTCGACGCCGACGGGCGGCCGGTGGCCGACGTGCTCGCGTGCGTACCCGACGGCGCCCGGCGCCTCGGCGCCACCCCGCACGCCAACGGCGGCCTTCTCGTCCGCGAACTGCCGCTCCCGCCCCTGGAGCGCTTCGCCGTCCCCGTCGACAAGCCGGGCGCCACCCTGCACGAGCCGACCCGGGTCCTCGGCGACCTCCTGGAATTCGTCATGCGGGAGACCTCGAATCGCCGCGACTTCCGGCTGGTCGGCCCCGACGAGACAGCCTCCAACCGGCTGGACGCCGTCTTCGACGCCAGTGGCAAGGCCTGGCAGGCGGGGACCCTGCCGGTGGACGAGCACCTCGACCGGCACGGCCGCGTCATGGAGATCCTCTCCGAACACCTCTGCCAGGGCTGGCTGGAGGGCTACCTCCTGACCGGCCGGCACGGACTGTTCTCCTGCTACGAGGCGTTCGTCCACATCGTCGACTCCATGGTCAACCAGCACATCAAGTGGCTGCGGACCTCACGCGAACTGCCCTGGCGCGCCCCGATCGCCTCCCTCAACTACCTGCTCACCTCCCATGTCTGGCGCCAGGACCACAACGGCTTCTCGCACCAGGACCCCGGCTTCGTCGACCACGTCCTCAGCAAGAGCCCCGAGGTCGTGCGCGTCTACCTCCCGCCGGACGCCAACACCCTGCTGTCCGTGGCGGATCACGTCCTGCGCAGCCGCGACTACGTGAACGTCGTCGTCGCCGGAAAGCAGCCCTGCTTCGACTGGCTGTCCATGGACCAGGCCCGCGCCCACTGCGCCCGCGGCGCCGGCATCTGGGACTGGGCGGGATCGACCGGCGGGGACCGGGAGCCCGACGTCGTCCTCGCCTGCGCGGGCGACGTCCCCACCCAGGAGATCCTGGCCGCCTCCGACCTGCTGCGCCGCCACCTGCCCGAGCTCGCCGTCCGGGTCGTCAACGTCGTCGACATGACCCGGCTGCTGCCGCGCGCGGAACACCCGCACGGGATGAACGACTTCGAGTACGACGGGCTCTTCACCACCGACAAACCGGTGATCTTCGCCTACCACGGCTACCCCTGGCTCATCCACCGCCTCGCCTACCGCCGCACCGGCCACCAGAACCTCCATGTGCGCGGCTACAAGGAGATGGGCACCACCACGACCCCGTTCGACATGGTCGTGCGCAACGACATGGACCGCTACCGCCTCGTCATGGACGTCATCGACCGCGTCCCCGGCCTCGGCGTCCGCGCCGCCGCCGTACGCCAGAGGATGGCCGACGCCCGCTCCCGCCACCACGACTGGATCCGCGAGCACGGCACCGATCTCCCCGAGGTCGTGGACTGGACCTGGACCGGCTGA